The following proteins come from a genomic window of Paenibacillus swuensis:
- the rimP gene encoding ribosome maturation factor RimP codes for MNSTQAKSIVEPIVQPFLDEHGFELVDIEYVKEGSNWFLRVFVDKENGIDIEDCGRVSEFLSHKLDETDPIPDAYFLEVSSPGAERPLKREQDVVKAVGKHIFVTTYEPVQGLKEFEGELLSFVDGILKIRTPKKTAEVPYDKVAGARLAIVF; via the coding sequence TTGAATTCAACCCAGGCGAAATCCATCGTGGAACCGATTGTTCAACCTTTTCTGGACGAACATGGATTTGAACTTGTCGATATTGAATACGTCAAAGAGGGCAGCAACTGGTTTCTGCGTGTGTTCGTCGACAAAGAGAACGGCATTGATATCGAGGATTGCGGCCGTGTCAGCGAGTTTCTAAGCCATAAGCTGGACGAAACGGACCCGATTCCAGATGCTTATTTCTTGGAAGTGTCATCTCCCGGAGCGGAACGTCCTTTAAAGAGAGAGCAAGATGTCGTTAAAGCTGTTGGCAAGCATATATTCGTAACTACGTATGAACCTGTTCAGGGCTTGAAAGAGTTTGAAGGCGAATTGCTTTCTTTCGTGGACGGGATTCTGAAGATACGGACTCCGAAGAAAACGGCAGAAGTGCCTTATGATAAAGTCGCTGGGGCCAGATTAGCGATTGTATTCTAA
- the nusA gene encoding transcription termination factor NusA produces MSMDFIEALSEIEREKGISKDILLEAIEAALISSYKRNFNTAQNVRVDMNRTTGVIRVYARKTVVDDVLDPRLEISLYAAREMNPNYQLDDIAEIEVTPRDFGRIAAQTAKQVVTQRIREAERGLIYNAFIDKEEDIVTGIVQRQDQRNIYIDLGKIEAVLPLNELMPNEKFVHGDRVKSYITKVENTTKGPQIILSRTHPGLLKRLFELEVPEIFDGVVEIRSVAREAGFRSKIAVFSRNPEVDPVGSCVGPKGLRVQTIVNELKGEKIDIVRWSENVDEYVANALSPSKVVEVTVHENEKMSRVIVPDYQLSLAIGIKGQNARLAAKLTGWKIDIKSETQAEQEFGRTKTSTELMHQDSISID; encoded by the coding sequence ATGAGTATGGATTTTATTGAAGCACTGTCGGAGATTGAAAGAGAGAAAGGCATCAGCAAGGATATTTTGCTTGAAGCCATTGAAGCAGCGCTGATTTCCAGCTATAAACGCAATTTCAATACGGCGCAGAACGTAAGGGTGGATATGAACCGTACGACAGGTGTGATTCGGGTATACGCGCGCAAGACGGTGGTGGATGATGTGCTTGATCCGCGTCTTGAAATATCCTTATATGCAGCCCGTGAGATGAACCCTAATTACCAGCTTGATGATATCGCTGAAATTGAGGTTACACCTCGGGATTTCGGAAGGATTGCTGCACAGACCGCTAAACAGGTCGTGACTCAGAGGATTCGTGAAGCGGAACGCGGACTCATCTACAATGCGTTCATTGACAAAGAAGAGGATATTGTTACGGGTATTGTACAACGTCAAGATCAACGAAACATCTACATTGATCTCGGTAAGATTGAAGCCGTTCTGCCGTTGAACGAGTTAATGCCTAATGAAAAGTTCGTTCACGGCGACCGCGTCAAATCGTATATTACGAAAGTGGAAAACACGACGAAAGGTCCTCAAATCATACTCTCGCGTACCCATCCGGGGTTGCTTAAACGTTTGTTCGAACTGGAAGTTCCTGAAATTTTTGACGGTGTGGTTGAGATCAGGTCCGTTGCCCGGGAAGCCGGCTTCCGCTCGAAGATCGCTGTTTTCTCCCGTAATCCTGAGGTTGACCCGGTTGGCTCATGCGTAGGTCCTAAAGGCCTGCGTGTTCAGACGATTGTAAATGAACTTAAAGGCGAGAAGATTGACATCGTTCGTTGGTCCGAGAATGTGGATGAGTACGTTGCGAATGCGCTTAGTCCATCCAAGGTTGTCGAAGTGACCGTTCACGAGAATGAGAAGATGTCGCGAGTGATCGTGCCGGATTATCAACTTTCCTTGGCCATCGGTATTAAAGGCCAGAACGCCAGACTTGCCGCTAAACTGACAGGCTGGAAGATCGATATTAAGAGTGAAACCCAAGCGGAGCAAGAGTTCGGAAGGACAAAAACTTCCACAGAACTAATGCATCAGGATTCGATCAGCATCGACTAA
- the rnpM gene encoding RNase P modulator RnpM, giving the protein MRPRKIPLRKCVACQEMMPKKELIRVVRTPDEQIMIDLTGKKSGRGAYLCGKVSCFKLAKKSKALDRALKQSVSADIYDTLEQDFIRVEDEFIAHKEAVTDDEGES; this is encoded by the coding sequence GTGAGGCCAAGAAAGATTCCTCTGCGCAAATGTGTCGCATGTCAAGAAATGATGCCGAAGAAGGAATTAATTCGTGTCGTTCGTACGCCCGACGAACAGATCATGATTGATCTCACCGGAAAGAAGTCGGGACGAGGCGCGTATCTGTGCGGTAAAGTGTCCTGTTTCAAGCTCGCAAAGAAAAGTAAAGCGCTCGACCGGGCGTTGAAACAATCGGTGAGCGCCGATATCTATGACACCCTGGAGCAAGACTTTATCCGTGTCGAAGATGAATTCATAGCCCATAAAGAAGCGGTGACAGACGATGAAGGTGAATCCTAA
- a CDS encoding L7Ae/L30e/S12e/Gadd45 family ribosomal protein, translated as MKVNPKILNQLGLAMRAGKLLSGEENVLKAVRAGQARLVFVASDASENAKKKYRDKCNTYHVRLTEALGRAQMGESIGKDERVVLAVTDKGFVNMMLKCLEEPAEVENIE; from the coding sequence ATGAAGGTGAATCCTAAAATATTAAATCAGCTCGGACTTGCCATGCGTGCTGGAAAGTTGCTTTCAGGGGAAGAGAATGTCCTGAAGGCGGTTCGGGCCGGGCAAGCCCGGCTGGTGTTTGTTGCCAGCGACGCGTCAGAGAACGCGAAGAAAAAGTACAGGGATAAGTGCAATACTTATCATGTACGGCTCACGGAGGCTCTTGGGAGAGCGCAAATGGGTGAAAGCATCGGCAAGGATGAGCGCGTCGTGCTTGCTGTTACCGATAAGGGCTTTGTGAATATGATGTTGAAATGCTTAGAAGAACCAGCGGAGGTGGAGAATATTGAGTAA
- the infB gene encoding translation initiation factor IF-2, which produces MSKQDKDNKDKLRVYEYAKSLNMSSKEIITILKRLDLPVNNHMSVMENDSVSRVEGFFRDIKANAAAKRATETSSKSSQQAPSKTADKSVASSPSQPKQEDQPKTTISSASRDVSSPATGASSGSGNSTQDRNNDRNQGERRSQPTERQGHMNSTRSNDRNSSGNYNQNRTGTSGTGTSTNRTGQSTTGTGSQSGGQRTYSGQSSTGGARTYSGQGSQGGQGSRTSSGTSSQSGGRTYSGQGSQGGGQRTSSTGQGGQGAGRSYSGQGSQGGQGQGGGNRFGNSSGSGAPRSSQPARPAFGSSPAPASGGLNQKQPNRKSTKPTGKRFEDGKPGGFGGGNRNNGFNRNNKGKGRHQSNNQEKREKIDNTPKKIIVRGNMTVGEMAKSLHKDASEVIKKLMSLGTMATINQELDLDAIQLLAGDFGVEVEIKIAVEEDRFENFEESDEAEDLMDRPPVVTIMGHVDHGKTTLLDAIRETNVTGGEAGGITQHIGAYQVEVHGKKITFLDTPGHEAFTSMRARGAQVTDITILVVAADDGVMPQTVEAINHAKAAKVPIIVAINKIDKEGANPDRIKQDLTEYELVPEEWGGDTIFVEVSAKQRLNLEGLLETILLIAEVNEYKANPNKRARGTVIEAELDKGRGAVARVLIQHGTLKVGDAFIAGVYFGRVRTMVNDKGRRLKEAGPSTPIEITGLTDVPLAGDPFIVFEDERKARDIAEKRAVSLRQSEMTANTRVTLEDMYQHIKDGELKELNVIIKADVHGSSEAMKSSLQKIEVEGARVRILHSGVGAITESDITLAAASNAIIIGFNVRPETATKATADQEKVDIRLHNVIYNAIEEIEAAMKGLLDPIFKETIIGHAEVRNIFKIGKVGTIAGCMVTDGKITRASQTRVLRGGTVVFTGKIDTLKRFKDDAKEVAQGYECGITVEKFNDIKEGDIIEAFIMETVER; this is translated from the coding sequence TTGAGTAAACAAGATAAAGATAATAAAGATAAACTGAGAGTTTACGAATATGCTAAATCTTTAAATATGAGCAGTAAAGAAATTATTACGATTCTTAAAAGATTAGATCTTCCTGTTAATAACCATATGAGTGTTATGGAAAATGATTCAGTATCGCGTGTGGAAGGCTTCTTCCGCGACATCAAGGCCAATGCCGCCGCGAAGCGGGCGACAGAAACTTCGTCCAAGTCTTCACAACAGGCCCCGAGTAAAACTGCGGATAAATCGGTAGCATCATCGCCGTCACAACCGAAGCAAGAGGATCAACCAAAGACTACCATTTCTTCCGCTTCAAGAGACGTAAGCTCACCTGCAACAGGTGCAAGCTCAGGTTCAGGAAATTCAACGCAGGACCGCAACAACGACAGAAACCAAGGTGAACGTCGATCACAACCAACAGAAAGACAGGGACATATGAACTCAACAAGATCCAACGACCGCAACAGCAGCGGAAATTATAACCAGAACCGGACCGGAACAAGCGGTACGGGAACAAGCACTAATCGCACAGGACAAAGTACTACGGGTACGGGAAGTCAAAGCGGCGGTCAACGCACATACAGCGGCCAAAGCAGTACTGGCGGGGCTCGTACTTATTCGGGACAAGGAAGCCAAGGCGGCCAGGGCTCACGTACATCTTCCGGCACAAGCAGCCAAAGCGGCGGACGCACTTACTCCGGCCAAGGAAGTCAAGGCGGAGGTCAACGAACTTCTTCGACTGGCCAAGGCGGACAAGGTGCGGGACGTTCATATTCCGGTCAAGGCAGCCAGGGTGGTCAAGGCCAAGGCGGTGGTAACCGTTTCGGCAATAGCTCAGGCTCCGGCGCACCAAGGTCATCCCAACCGGCAAGACCTGCCTTTGGTTCTTCACCGGCACCAGCCTCGGGCGGGTTAAACCAAAAGCAACCGAACCGCAAATCAACGAAACCGACAGGCAAACGTTTTGAAGACGGCAAGCCGGGCGGATTCGGAGGCGGTAATCGGAACAACGGATTTAACCGCAACAATAAGGGCAAAGGCAGACACCAATCCAACAATCAAGAAAAGCGTGAAAAGATTGACAACACACCTAAGAAAATTATCGTTCGCGGTAATATGACGGTGGGTGAAATGGCCAAATCACTGCATAAGGACGCTTCTGAAGTTATTAAGAAGTTGATGTCCCTTGGTACGATGGCTACCATTAACCAAGAGCTTGATCTGGATGCCATTCAGTTGCTTGCAGGCGATTTCGGCGTAGAAGTTGAGATCAAGATTGCGGTTGAAGAAGATCGCTTCGAGAATTTCGAAGAAAGCGATGAAGCGGAAGATCTGATGGATCGTCCTCCGGTTGTTACAATCATGGGTCACGTCGATCATGGTAAAACGACGTTGCTTGACGCCATTCGTGAAACGAATGTAACAGGCGGCGAAGCCGGCGGTATCACTCAGCATATCGGCGCTTACCAAGTTGAAGTTCATGGAAAGAAAATCACTTTCCTTGATACCCCGGGCCATGAAGCGTTTACCTCCATGCGTGCACGCGGAGCTCAAGTTACCGACATTACCATACTTGTTGTTGCTGCCGATGACGGTGTTATGCCTCAAACCGTGGAAGCTATTAATCATGCTAAAGCGGCTAAAGTGCCGATTATTGTTGCCATTAACAAAATCGACAAAGAGGGAGCGAATCCCGACCGCATTAAACAAGACTTAACCGAGTATGAGTTGGTACCGGAAGAGTGGGGCGGCGATACGATCTTCGTTGAAGTATCCGCGAAGCAACGTCTAAACCTGGAAGGCTTGCTGGAAACAATCCTTCTGATTGCAGAAGTGAATGAATATAAAGCAAATCCAAATAAACGCGCAAGAGGTACTGTAATTGAGGCGGAGTTGGATAAAGGGCGCGGCGCTGTAGCTCGTGTATTAATTCAGCACGGCACATTGAAAGTCGGAGATGCCTTTATCGCAGGCGTTTACTTCGGACGTGTAAGAACGATGGTAAATGACAAAGGCCGCAGATTAAAAGAAGCAGGTCCTTCAACACCTATTGAAATTACCGGTCTGACCGATGTTCCGCTTGCAGGTGATCCCTTCATCGTGTTTGAAGACGAGCGTAAAGCCCGTGACATCGCTGAGAAGCGCGCAGTAAGCTTGCGTCAATCCGAGATGACTGCGAACACTCGTGTGACGTTGGAAGATATGTACCAACATATTAAAGACGGCGAGCTGAAGGAATTGAACGTTATCATCAAAGCGGACGTTCACGGTTCTTCCGAAGCGATGAAGAGCTCATTGCAGAAAATTGAAGTGGAAGGAGCGCGCGTTCGCATCCTTCATTCCGGCGTAGGTGCAATTACCGAATCAGATATTACTTTGGCCGCAGCTTCGAACGCGATCATCATTGGTTTCAATGTTCGTCCGGAAACAGCTACGAAAGCAACGGCGGATCAAGAGAAAGTGGATATCCGTTTGCATAACGTAATATATAACGCGATTGAAGAGATTGAAGCGGCAATGAAAGGCTTGCTGGATCCGATCTTTAAAGAAACGATTATCGGTCATGCCGAAGTTCGTAACATCTTTAAGATCGGTAAAGTGGGTACTATTGCTGGATGTATGGTTACCGATGGTAAAATTACACGCGCTTCCCAAACCAGGGTTCTTCGCGGAGGAACCGTTGTATTTACCGGCAAGATTGATACGTTGAAACGTTTCAAGGATGATGCCAAAGAAGTAGCTCAAGGCTACGAGTGTGGTATAACCGTAGAGAAGTTCAACGATATTAAAGAAGGAGACATCATCGAAGCCTTCATTATGGAGACTGTTGAAAGATAA
- the rbfA gene encoding 30S ribosome-binding factor RbfA gives MAKVRVGRAGEQIKKELSLIIQTELKDPRIGFITVTGVEVTNDLSQAKVYISVLGSDEQKTESLKALDKAKGFLRTELGRKIQLRHVPDLIFKFDSSIEYGSRIEKLLEKISDEDES, from the coding sequence ATGGCTAAAGTACGTGTTGGTCGCGCGGGAGAACAGATTAAGAAAGAGCTGAGTCTCATCATCCAAACGGAACTAAAGGATCCGAGAATCGGATTTATTACCGTTACCGGTGTGGAAGTTACGAACGACTTGTCGCAAGCGAAAGTATACATCAGTGTGCTGGGCAGCGACGAACAAAAGACGGAATCTCTAAAGGCGCTGGATAAGGCCAAGGGTTTCCTGCGAACGGAGCTGGGACGTAAGATCCAGCTTCGTCACGTGCCTGACCTGATCTTCAAGTTCGACAGCTCCATCGAATACGGTAGCCGGATCGAGAAGTTGTTGGAGAAAATCAGTGACGAGGATGAATCATGA
- a CDS encoding DHH family phosphoesterase, giving the protein MSTLPIAGSTYDKQLSAAKTFITERDHFLVVAHLHPDGDAAGSTVAVGLLLEQLGKTYVMVNEGSIPRKLAFLPNADDVVNYEEVGLQRKYNSVICIDCADDSRIGDVRDAFTEDAQILNIDHHPTNDGFGSVSLIRTDAAATVEILYDLFQAFELTWNQPLATAIYTGLLTDTGGFRYSNTTPHVMAIAAEMLRLGVDGHELANNLLEKSSFAHILLLKKALSTLTFSDNNRLAWVMVTAADMAETGATNEDFEGIVNYPRNIDGVEVGLLFKETAADTYKVGFRSAGKVDVAQLAKSFGGGGHVRAAGCTLNGTLDDVVTQVTERVRSALQ; this is encoded by the coding sequence ATGAGCACCCTCCCTATTGCGGGGAGCACTTATGATAAACAATTGTCAGCTGCAAAGACATTCATAACGGAACGGGATCACTTTCTGGTTGTTGCACACCTTCACCCGGACGGAGATGCCGCAGGCTCCACCGTCGCTGTAGGGTTGTTGCTTGAACAATTAGGTAAGACGTATGTCATGGTCAATGAAGGCAGTATTCCTCGGAAGCTTGCCTTCTTACCAAATGCGGACGATGTTGTTAATTACGAAGAGGTTGGATTACAACGTAAATATAATTCTGTAATCTGTATTGACTGCGCGGATGATTCCCGAATCGGAGATGTGAGAGATGCATTTACGGAGGATGCCCAGATCTTGAATATCGATCATCATCCTACAAACGATGGCTTTGGGTCGGTTTCCTTAATCCGAACAGATGCCGCGGCGACCGTAGAAATACTTTATGATCTGTTCCAAGCGTTTGAATTGACCTGGAACCAGCCGTTGGCTACTGCGATTTATACGGGATTATTAACCGACACGGGCGGTTTTCGTTATTCCAACACAACGCCTCATGTCATGGCGATTGCGGCTGAAATGTTGCGTCTGGGTGTGGATGGGCATGAGTTGGCAAACAACCTATTGGAGAAATCTTCGTTCGCTCATATTCTTTTGCTTAAGAAAGCCTTGTCGACGTTAACCTTCTCAGACAATAACCGTCTGGCATGGGTCATGGTAACGGCAGCCGACATGGCTGAGACCGGGGCGACGAACGAAGACTTTGAAGGGATTGTCAACTATCCCAGGAACATCGACGGTGTTGAAGTAGGCTTACTGTTTAAAGAAACGGCAGCGGACACTTACAAAGTCGGTTTCCGGTCGGCCGGCAAAGTGGACGTGGCTCAACTGGCCAAAAGCTTTGGAGGCGGCGGACATGTAAGAGCAGCCGGCTGCACCTTAAACGGAACGCTGGATGACGTCGTCACTCAAGTGACTGAACGTGTAAGGAGTGCATTGCAATGA
- the truB gene encoding tRNA pseudouridine(55) synthase TruB, whose amino-acid sequence MNIDGVLPVMKPAGYTSHDVVAKTRRILRMKRIGHTGTLDPQVTGVLPLCLGKATKLVEYIQELPKEYEAVLRIGVATDTEDATGEILETAEHIELTSEVVERTIQSFVGSISQVPPMYSAIKVGGKRLYELAREGQVVERKAREVTIYSIEIINLDLDKPFPEVRFRALCSKGTYIRTLCVDIGRSLGYPATMAELIRTSTGNITMDQSYTLEEIEAAQVAGTLQQLLIPMEEAVAHMIRADIKPHKLLQALQGQKLQTNDVSPFKAREGDILAAFTDAGKLAGFYRYEETEGRLVPVKIFSEQD is encoded by the coding sequence ATGAATATCGACGGGGTATTGCCGGTTATGAAACCTGCCGGTTACACTTCACATGATGTCGTTGCTAAGACACGGCGTATTTTGCGCATGAAACGGATTGGGCACACTGGAACCCTGGACCCTCAGGTGACCGGTGTGCTTCCGTTATGTCTTGGCAAGGCGACCAAACTGGTTGAATATATCCAGGAACTGCCTAAAGAATATGAAGCGGTTCTTCGAATCGGGGTAGCAACAGATACGGAGGATGCCACAGGCGAGATTCTGGAAACAGCCGAACACATAGAATTGACCTCGGAGGTCGTGGAGAGAACAATTCAGTCTTTTGTGGGAAGTATTTCTCAAGTTCCTCCGATGTATTCTGCCATAAAAGTCGGGGGGAAGCGTTTGTACGAATTGGCAAGGGAAGGTCAAGTCGTTGAACGCAAAGCCCGCGAGGTTACGATTTATTCCATTGAGATCATAAATCTTGATCTGGACAAACCGTTTCCTGAAGTCCGGTTCAGGGCTTTATGTTCCAAAGGAACCTATATTCGCACATTATGTGTGGATATCGGGAGGTCCCTCGGGTACCCCGCGACAATGGCAGAACTCATTCGGACTTCAACAGGAAATATCACAATGGACCAAAGTTATACGTTGGAAGAAATCGAAGCAGCTCAGGTTGCGGGCACCCTTCAACAGTTGTTGATTCCTATGGAGGAAGCCGTTGCTCATATGATTCGTGCGGATATCAAACCGCATAAATTGCTTCAAGCGCTTCAAGGTCAAAAACTTCAAACGAACGATGTTAGCCCCTTTAAGGCGAGAGAGGGTGACATCTTGGCCGCCTTCACCGATGCAGGTAAGCTTGCAGGATTTTATCGATATGAAGAAACCGAAGGACGTCTTGTTCCCGTAAAGATTTTCTCAGAACAAGATTGA
- a CDS encoding bifunctional riboflavin kinase/FAD synthetase — MDIIHLAFPFDLETQGRKQVLAIGDFDGVHLGHQDVISKAVKAGNEAGVPVSVMSFHPHPREVLGQPKYASYITPLEEKMRIFESLGVDYAYVVNFTEAFAQVTPEQFIDKMLIPMNLHSIIVGFDFAFGHRGAGTVSMLRERCEPGIQVETVAPFLYKELKVSSTRVREALDGGLVQETADLLGRPYAVSGTVNGGDKRGRTLGFPTANLQLELPFVVPARGVYAVRAYLGDEVLGGVMNIGVKPTFTNNTVPSLEVHLFDFDREIYGETLRVDFLAFIRSERKFNSVQEIIEQIHKDAAEAKSFYF, encoded by the coding sequence GTGGATATCATTCATTTGGCGTTTCCCTTCGATTTGGAGACGCAAGGCAGGAAACAAGTGCTTGCCATCGGCGACTTCGATGGCGTTCATCTGGGGCATCAGGACGTAATCTCTAAAGCGGTAAAGGCGGGCAACGAAGCAGGTGTGCCGGTTTCAGTTATGTCGTTCCATCCTCACCCCCGCGAAGTCCTTGGGCAGCCCAAATACGCGAGTTATATAACACCGCTTGAGGAAAAGATGCGTATTTTTGAAAGCCTCGGTGTCGACTATGCTTACGTGGTTAACTTTACTGAGGCGTTTGCCCAGGTAACCCCGGAACAATTTATCGACAAGATGCTGATCCCTATGAATCTTCACAGCATTATTGTCGGCTTCGACTTCGCGTTTGGTCATCGTGGCGCGGGAACCGTATCGATGTTGCGTGAAAGATGTGAACCCGGGATTCAGGTGGAGACGGTGGCCCCTTTCTTGTATAAGGAGCTGAAAGTCAGCTCGACTCGTGTCAGAGAAGCTTTAGACGGAGGACTCGTTCAAGAGACCGCTGATTTACTCGGGCGACCGTACGCCGTTTCCGGAACGGTCAATGGCGGTGACAAACGGGGGAGAACCCTGGGGTTTCCAACTGCGAATTTACAACTGGAACTTCCTTTCGTGGTTCCCGCCAGAGGTGTATACGCCGTAAGAGCTTACCTCGGAGATGAAGTTTTGGGCGGTGTAATGAATATTGGTGTAAAGCCGACCTTTACGAACAATACGGTACCCTCGCTTGAAGTTCATTTGTTTGATTTCGACAGAGAGATTTATGGTGAGACATTGCGAGTGGATTTCCTGGCTTTCATTCGCTCTGAGCGTAAATTTAATTCGGTGCAGGAAATTATAGAACAGATTCATAAAGATGCGGCTGAGGCTAAATCATTTTACTTTTAA
- the rpsO gene encoding 30S ribosomal protein S15: MALTQERKTQLIQEHKTHESDTGSPEVQVAILTENIVNLTDHLRTHKKDHHSRRGLLKMVGQRRKLLAYLKNKNVSRYSTLIAKLGLRR; encoded by the coding sequence ATGGCATTAACACAAGAACGCAAGACTCAACTTATTCAGGAGCACAAAACTCACGAGTCCGACACAGGATCCCCTGAGGTGCAAGTTGCAATCCTTACGGAGAACATCGTAAACCTGACGGACCACCTGCGCACACACAAGAAAGATCACCATTCCCGTCGCGGTTTGTTGAAGATGGTTGGACAACGCCGTAAGTTGTTGGCTTACCTGAAGAACAAGAACGTTAGCCGTTACAGTACGCTAATCGCTAAACTTGGATTGCGTAGATAA